From a single Pseudobutyrivibrio xylanivorans genomic region:
- the trpB gene encoding tryptophan synthase subunit beta, with translation MKEFVKAVREESKVVKSKGRFGIHGGQYIPETLMNAVNELEEAYNHYKDDPEFNRELKELLDDYAGRPSLLYYAKKMTEDLGGAKIYLKREDLNHTGSHKINNVLGQALLAKKMGKTRLIAETGAGQHGVATATAAALLDMECVIFMGKEDTERQALNVYRMKLLGADVIPVTSGTATLKDAVSECMREWTTRIDDTHYCLGSVMGPHPFPTIVRDFQAVISRESRQQILEKEGRLPDAVIACVGGGSNAMGSFYHYIGDEGVRLIGCEAAGRGIDTFETAATVNTGKVGIFHGMKSYFCQDEYGQIAPVYSISAGLDYPGVGPEHAYLHDIGRAEYVPVTDVEAVEAFEYIARTEGIIAAIESSHAIAYARKLAPTMKKDQIIIVTVSGRGDKDCAAIARYRGEDIHE, from the coding sequence ATGAAGGAATTCGTAAAGGCGGTAAGAGAGGAAAGCAAGGTGGTAAAGAGCAAAGGCAGATTTGGAATTCATGGTGGTCAGTATATTCCTGAAACTCTTATGAATGCAGTAAATGAGCTTGAGGAGGCCTATAATCACTATAAGGATGACCCTGAATTTAATCGTGAGCTGAAGGAGCTTCTTGATGATTATGCAGGCAGACCAAGCCTTTTATATTATGCAAAGAAGATGACTGAGGACTTAGGTGGCGCAAAGATTTATCTCAAGCGTGAGGATTTAAATCATACTGGTTCCCACAAGATTAACAATGTGCTTGGCCAGGCACTTCTTGCAAAGAAGATGGGCAAAACAAGACTTATCGCAGAGACAGGTGCAGGACAGCATGGTGTGGCAACAGCAACAGCGGCAGCACTCCTTGATATGGAATGTGTAATTTTCATGGGCAAGGAGGATACAGAGCGTCAGGCACTTAACGTATATCGAATGAAGCTTCTTGGCGCAGATGTTATTCCCGTTACAAGCGGCACGGCAACACTTAAGGATGCCGTGTCTGAGTGCATGAGAGAGTGGACAACAAGAATCGATGACACACATTATTGCCTTGGTTCGGTTATGGGACCACATCCATTCCCAACAATCGTGCGAGATTTCCAGGCAGTGATTTCAAGAGAGTCACGTCAGCAGATACTTGAAAAGGAGGGCAGACTTCCTGATGCTGTAATCGCCTGCGTTGGCGGTGGCAGCAATGCAATGGGTTCCTTCTATCATTATATAGGTGATGAGGGGGTTCGACTTATAGGTTGCGAGGCAGCAGGTCGAGGAATTGATACATTTGAGACAGCGGCAACTGTAAATACTGGAAAGGTTGGTATTTTCCACGGCATGAAGTCATATTTCTGTCAGGATGAATACGGTCAGATTGCTCCGGTTTATTCTATTTCAGCAGGACTTGATTATCCGGGAGTTGGACCAGAGCACGCATATCTTCACGATATTGGAAGAGCAGAGTATGTGCCTGTAACAGATGTTGAGGCTGTTGAGGCATTTGAATATATCGCAAGAACTGAGGGAATCATCGCAGCAATCGAAAGCAGTCATGCTATTGCTTACGCCAGAAAGCTTGCTCCAACAATGAAAAAGGATCAGATTATTATAGTTACTGTATCAGGAAGAGGCGACAAGGATTGCGCAGCAATTGCCAGATACAGAGGGGAGGACATCCATGAGTAA
- the trpC gene encoding indole-3-glycerol phosphate synthase TrpC: MTILDEIAEYTKERVARAKEEKSLEQIKKEAYKLPKGNLSFEKALVKGDIAFICECKKASPSKGIIAEEFDYLQIAKDYETAGADCISVLTEPKWFLGSDEYLKNIVNTVHVPVIRKDFVVDEYMIYEAKLLGASAVLLICSILSEEQLAHYIRICDMLGLSALVEAHDEVEIGIAIRVGARLIGVNNRNLKDFSVDTENSKRLRNLIPGDVIFVSESGIKNAEDVNELRKVGIDAVLIGETLMRAENKTEKLKELKG; this comes from the coding sequence ATGACTATCCTAGATGAAATTGCAGAATACACAAAGGAACGAGTAGCCAGAGCAAAGGAGGAAAAATCCCTTGAGCAGATAAAAAAGGAAGCCTACAAGCTTCCAAAGGGAAATTTATCCTTCGAAAAGGCTCTGGTAAAGGGAGATATAGCTTTTATTTGCGAATGTAAAAAGGCATCTCCGTCAAAGGGAATTATAGCTGAAGAATTTGATTACCTTCAAATAGCAAAGGATTATGAGACAGCTGGGGCGGATTGCATTTCAGTTCTCACAGAGCCAAAGTGGTTTTTAGGAAGTGACGAGTATTTAAAGAATATCGTAAATACGGTACACGTTCCAGTTATCAGAAAGGACTTTGTGGTAGATGAATATATGATTTATGAGGCAAAGCTTCTTGGAGCATCAGCAGTACTTTTGATTTGTTCAATCCTCTCAGAGGAGCAACTGGCACATTATATTCGTATATGCGATATGCTGGGCTTAAGCGCACTGGTGGAAGCCCATGACGAGGTAGAAATAGGAATTGCTATTAGAGTAGGGGCTAGATTAATCGGCGTAAACAACCGCAATCTCAAGGATTTTTCTGTAGATACGGAAAACAGTAAGAGGCTTAGAAATCTTATTCCTGGTGACGTTATTTTTGTATCAGAAAGTGGAATAAAGAATGCAGAAGATGTGAATGAGCTTCGAAAAGTAGGAATAGATGCAGTTCTCATAGGCGAGACACTGATGAGGGCTGAAAATAAGACAGAAAAGCTGAAAGAACTTAAAGGCTAG
- the trpD gene encoding anthranilate phosphoribosyltransferase gives MIKEAIVKIVNKEDLTYDEAYAVMNEIMGGETSPTQNAAFLAALSTKSAKAETIDEIAGCAAAMREYALKVETGMDVFEIVGTGGDNAHSFNISTTSALVAAAAGMKVAKHGNRAASSLCGTADCLEALGVNIAQDPEKCVELLDKVGMCFFFAQKYHTSMKYVGAIRKELGFRTVFNILGPLTNPATPSMQLLGVYDEYLVEPLARVLTSLGVKRGMVVYGMDKLDEISMSAPTKICEFENGEYKTYTVEPELFGFEKCTKDDLKGGTPEENARITREILGGAQGPKRNAVLMNAGAALYIGRKVDSFADGIKLAAEIIDSGKALETLETFILVSNEIKEDEVNPADSKAGAC, from the coding sequence ATGATTAAGGAAGCTATTGTAAAGATTGTAAACAAAGAGGACCTCACATATGATGAGGCTTACGCAGTAATGAATGAGATTATGGGAGGGGAAACTTCTCCAACTCAGAACGCAGCCTTTCTGGCAGCGTTATCTACAAAGAGTGCCAAGGCTGAGACTATAGATGAAATCGCAGGCTGCGCGGCAGCAATGAGAGAGTATGCATTGAAGGTCGAGACAGGAATGGATGTGTTTGAAATAGTTGGAACTGGTGGAGACAATGCCCACAGCTTTAACATTTCAACAACCTCAGCACTTGTAGCTGCAGCTGCTGGTATGAAGGTTGCAAAGCATGGTAACAGAGCAGCTTCTTCACTTTGTGGAACAGCTGATTGTCTTGAGGCACTTGGCGTAAACATAGCACAGGATCCAGAAAAATGTGTTGAGCTTTTGGATAAAGTAGGCATGTGCTTCTTCTTCGCTCAGAAGTATCACACATCAATGAAGTATGTAGGAGCTATTAGAAAAGAGCTTGGATTCAGAACAGTTTTCAATATTTTAGGACCACTTACAAATCCAGCAACACCATCAATGCAGCTTCTTGGAGTATATGACGAATATTTGGTGGAGCCGCTTGCAAGAGTTCTCACAAGCCTTGGAGTTAAGCGTGGAATGGTTGTATATGGAATGGACAAGCTTGATGAGATTTCAATGAGCGCACCAACAAAGATTTGCGAGTTTGAAAATGGTGAGTATAAGACATACACAGTTGAGCCTGAACTTTTCGGATTTGAAAAGTGCACCAAGGATGATTTAAAAGGTGGAACACCTGAGGAGAATGCTAGAATCACAAGAGAGATTCTTGGTGGAGCACAGGGACCAAAGAGAAATGCAGTTCTGATGAACGCAGGTGCAGCCCTTTACATTGGAAGGAAGGTTGACAGCTTTGCTGATGGTATTAAGCTTGCTGCTGAGATTATTGATTCAGGAAAAGCGCTTGAAACCTTAGAAACATTCATTTTAGTAAGCAATGAGATAAAGGAAGATGAGGTTAACCCAGCGGATTCAAAGGCAGGAGCTTGCTAG
- the ftsZ gene encoding cell division protein FtsZ, whose protein sequence is MINITTDETGAPVRIIVVGVGGAGNNAVKRMVEEGIGGVEFIGINTDKQALDLCKAPTLLAIGEKTTGGKGAGANPEVGMKSAEESAEDISAAIKGADMVFITCGMGGGTGTGAAPVVARIAKEQGILTVGIVTKPFQFEGKPRMNNALNGIERLKESVDTLIVIPNQKLVEICNKSMGIGESFRMADQVLHQSVQGITDLITKNSLINLDFADVTTVMKDKGLAHVGIGSAKGDEKALEAVKAAVASPLLETSIQGATDVIVNICGDVGLNDANEATSYVQDMTGADANIILGITVDENMDDEVSVTVIATGLGEPVSTPVGAFRNASGMVYNTQPRTSSADLLGGMRGTAAPAGQSGVTNPPPVVNRPVTPTPSITSPLQKPVTVAAPTESSVPELNIKMPDFMSSIKK, encoded by the coding sequence TTGATTAACATTACGACTGACGAGACAGGAGCTCCTGTCAGAATCATTGTTGTTGGTGTAGGCGGCGCCGGCAATAATGCAGTAAAGCGTATGGTTGAAGAGGGTATTGGGGGAGTTGAGTTTATTGGCATCAACACTGACAAGCAGGCGCTTGATTTATGTAAAGCACCTACTCTTTTAGCTATAGGTGAGAAAACTACAGGTGGAAAGGGCGCAGGCGCAAATCCAGAGGTTGGTATGAAGTCAGCCGAGGAAAGCGCAGAGGACATTTCAGCAGCTATCAAGGGCGCTGATATGGTATTCATCACATGTGGTATGGGTGGTGGTACTGGTACAGGTGCTGCTCCTGTTGTAGCTCGTATCGCCAAGGAACAGGGCATCCTTACAGTAGGTATCGTTACAAAGCCTTTCCAGTTTGAAGGAAAGCCACGTATGAACAATGCCCTTAATGGTATTGAAAGATTAAAGGAGAGCGTTGATACTCTTATCGTTATTCCTAATCAGAAGCTTGTTGAAATCTGCAACAAGAGCATGGGAATCGGCGAGAGCTTCCGTATGGCAGATCAGGTGCTTCACCAGTCTGTACAGGGTATCACAGATCTCATTACTAAGAATTCACTTATTAACCTTGACTTCGCTGATGTTACTACAGTTATGAAGGACAAGGGCTTAGCACACGTAGGTATCGGTTCTGCTAAGGGTGATGAGAAGGCACTTGAGGCTGTTAAGGCTGCTGTTGCTTCTCCACTCCTTGAGACAAGCATCCAGGGCGCTACAGATGTTATTGTTAATATCTGCGGTGATGTTGGACTTAACGATGCTAACGAGGCTACATCTTATGTTCAGGATATGACTGGTGCAGATGCAAATATCATCCTTGGTATCACAGTTGATGAGAACATGGACGACGAAGTATCTGTTACTGTTATTGCTACAGGTCTTGGTGAGCCAGTTAGCACTCCAGTTGGAGCATTCAGAAATGCATCTGGTATGGTTTACAACACACAGCCTAGAACATCAAGCGCTGATTTACTTGGCGGTATGCGTGGAACAGCAGCTCCAGCAGGTCAGTCTGGTGTTACAAATCCACCTCCAGTGGTTAATCGTCCTGTTACTCCAACACCATCGATTACATCACCACTTCAGAAGCCTGTTACAGTAGCAGCTCCTACAGAGAGCTCAGTACCAGAGCTTAACATCAAAATGCCTGATTTCATGAGCTCAATCAAGAAATAA
- a CDS encoding cell division protein FtsQ/DivIB produces MSRKKKKKRRGNFILALIEFILGLVILVVLLGVGAYFLCPVKSVSVEGTDLYSAEEIQNYILDDEYSHNAVYAFIKNKLFPKGDAEFIDSFDVKMNGLNAITIVCNEKKILGYLPQEDGSYVYFNYSGKVVEISQTFVDRGYMKVEGVSCDEPEIGSKLSIGEEQIGYLTSLIKILHKNDLMPNVVSYDENGRITLIYDTYNIALGSSVYLEEKIDRALRILPQLDGLHGTLHLENYSNASTDIVFEKDSEAE; encoded by the coding sequence ATGTCTAGGAAGAAAAAGAAGAAGAGGAGAGGGAATTTCATTCTCGCACTAATTGAATTCATTCTGGGCCTTGTAATCCTTGTTGTACTTCTAGGAGTTGGAGCGTATTTTTTATGCCCGGTTAAAAGTGTTTCAGTTGAGGGCACGGATTTGTATTCTGCGGAGGAAATACAAAATTACATTCTGGATGACGAGTATTCGCACAATGCAGTTTATGCTTTTATAAAGAATAAGCTATTCCCGAAGGGAGATGCAGAGTTCATTGATTCCTTCGATGTGAAGATGAATGGATTGAACGCAATTACAATTGTCTGCAATGAGAAAAAGATATTAGGATATCTGCCACAGGAGGATGGAAGCTACGTCTACTTCAATTACAGTGGAAAAGTAGTAGAAATCAGCCAGACTTTTGTTGATAGAGGATATATGAAGGTGGAGGGCGTTTCCTGCGATGAGCCGGAAATTGGTTCAAAGCTTTCAATTGGAGAGGAACAGATTGGTTATCTAACATCACTTATTAAGATTTTGCACAAGAATGATTTGATGCCAAATGTGGTTTCCTACGACGAAAATGGGCGTATTACATTGATCTATGATACCTATAATATTGCACTTGGAAGTAGCGTTTATCTGGAGGAGAAAATCGACCGTGCACTGCGTATTTTGCCACAGCTTGATGGACTCCATGGAACACTACATCTTGAAAATTATTCTAACGCCAGCACAGATATTGTATTTGAAAAGGATTCTGAAGCTGAATAA
- a CDS encoding FtsW/RodA/SpoVE family cell cycle protein, with the protein MAKNKELAASRKEARKRKKIKRLLNFDYTLLLLIIFILAFGLVMLYSTSAYAASLKKGDSIYYLRKQLQAALLGFGGMFFSTKIDYRRWSPFVVPFYLVSVALCFFVNFFGVTINESSRWFAIGPVMFQPSELAKVSVILLIAQIVDRSPKTLKSFSKILLVGALISPIFGVIVVNNLSTAVIILGIAFVMLFISYPKWKEFILAAVGVFAVGVISINMASYRATRIDAWLHPENHMEDKGYQTLQGLYAIGSGGLFGKGLGGSMQKYIVPEAQNDMIFSIICEELGVFGVVCIILLYILLLYRLLFIANHAKDMFGSYICIGIMAHIAIQVILNIAVVTNTIPNTGVTLPLISYGGTSVAILLTELGLALSVSKNMEFEGDDDV; encoded by the coding sequence ATGGCGAAAAATAAGGAGCTTGCAGCTTCCAGAAAGGAGGCTAGAAAGCGAAAAAAGATAAAAAGACTTCTGAACTTCGATTATACGCTGTTGTTGCTGATTATATTTATTCTGGCCTTTGGTCTGGTTATGCTCTACAGCACCTCGGCCTATGCAGCATCACTAAAAAAAGGCGATTCTATTTATTATCTCAGAAAACAATTGCAGGCGGCCCTGTTGGGCTTCGGTGGTATGTTTTTTTCAACCAAAATTGATTATAGAAGATGGTCACCATTTGTGGTGCCATTTTATTTGGTTTCAGTAGCGTTGTGTTTTTTTGTAAACTTTTTTGGCGTTACAATAAATGAGTCATCACGATGGTTTGCAATTGGTCCTGTAATGTTCCAACCTTCAGAACTTGCAAAAGTATCTGTTATATTACTAATAGCTCAAATAGTTGACAGATCTCCAAAGACATTAAAATCCTTTAGTAAGATATTACTTGTTGGCGCACTTATTTCGCCTATCTTTGGAGTTATAGTTGTAAATAACCTTTCAACTGCCGTTATTATTTTGGGTATAGCTTTTGTGATGCTGTTTATATCATATCCTAAATGGAAAGAGTTTATTCTTGCGGCAGTTGGTGTGTTTGCCGTAGGAGTTATATCAATTAATATGGCTTCATACCGAGCTACTCGTATCGATGCATGGCTTCATCCTGAAAATCATATGGAAGATAAAGGTTATCAGACCCTTCAAGGCCTTTACGCCATCGGTAGTGGCGGCCTTTTTGGTAAGGGGCTTGGCGGAAGTATGCAGAAGTATATCGTTCCAGAAGCACAGAATGATATGATTTTCTCTATTATCTGTGAGGAGCTTGGCGTTTTTGGTGTTGTTTGTATTATCCTTCTTTATATTCTATTGCTCTACAGACTTTTATTTATTGCAAATCATGCCAAGGATATGTTCGGTTCCTATATCTGCATCGGAATCATGGCTCACATTGCAATTCAGGTAATCCTTAACATTGCCGTTGTTACAAATACAATTCCAAATACTGGTGTTACATTGCCGTTGATTAGTTATGGTGGTACATCGGTGGCGATACTTTTAACGGAGCTGGGGTTAGCTCTTAGCGTGTCGAAGAATATGGAATTCGAGGGGGATGACGATGTCTAG
- the mraY gene encoding phospho-N-acetylmuramoyl-pentapeptide-transferase translates to MFEILLPMLVAFFIVLALGPVCIPLLRRLKMGNTEREYIKEHKVKNGTPSMGGIMILIAFAVVSLFYAKNAPHIYPIVFLTLGFGVLGFIDDLLKALKKSSDGLKAWQKMLGQIALTTGFAVYMVKFSDVSLELRIPATGALVDVSWLAVVVLFLAVLGTVNGSNFTDGLDGLATSVTLAIAGFWGVVAMHLYSDITPAVAAMVGALFGFLMYNVHPAKIFMGDTGSLALGAFVVSTAYMLQMPIFIIIVALIYLVEVLSVILQVGYFKMTGGKRIFRMAPIHHHYELGGWSEVKVVAVFTTVTIFLCIFAYYLV, encoded by the coding sequence ATGTTTGAAATACTTTTACCTATGTTGGTAGCATTTTTTATTGTCTTGGCTTTGGGCCCAGTGTGCATCCCACTTTTGAGAAGACTCAAGATGGGAAACACAGAGCGCGAATACATCAAGGAACACAAGGTAAAGAATGGTACTCCTTCAATGGGCGGTATCATGATTCTTATTGCCTTTGCAGTAGTTTCTCTGTTCTATGCGAAGAATGCACCACATATTTACCCAATAGTTTTCCTTACATTGGGATTTGGTGTGCTTGGTTTTATTGATGATTTGCTCAAGGCTCTTAAAAAAAGCTCAGATGGCCTTAAGGCTTGGCAGAAAATGCTTGGACAGATCGCATTGACCACAGGCTTTGCTGTATATATGGTGAAGTTTTCGGACGTTTCATTAGAGCTTAGAATTCCTGCAACAGGAGCGCTTGTTGATGTTAGCTGGCTTGCAGTCGTAGTGCTTTTCCTTGCAGTGCTTGGAACAGTAAATGGTTCAAACTTTACTGATGGCCTTGATGGTCTTGCAACTTCAGTTACACTTGCTATCGCAGGCTTTTGGGGAGTTGTAGCTATGCATCTTTATTCAGATATCACTCCAGCTGTTGCTGCCATGGTTGGCGCACTGTTTGGATTTTTAATGTACAATGTTCACCCTGCAAAGATTTTCATGGGTGATACAGGCTCACTTGCACTTGGAGCGTTTGTAGTTTCAACTGCTTATATGCTTCAGATGCCTATCTTCATCATCATTGTTGCACTTATCTATTTGGTAGAAGTGCTTTCAGTTATTCTTCAGGTTGGCTATTTCAAGATGACTGGCGGTAAGAGGATATTCAGAATGGCTCCAATCCATCATCACTATGAGCTTGGTGGCTGGTCTGAGGTAAAGGTTGTGGCTGTATTTACAACTGTTACAATCTTCTTATGCATTTTTGCATACTACTTAGTCTAA